The following proteins are co-located in the Flammeovirga kamogawensis genome:
- a CDS encoding imelysin family protein, with amino-acid sequence MKKINLIVFIAFLATFFSCETDSNVSVNFSQEEMLSNYANNLIVPAFETYKASTNSLKEKIAAFTASPSEETLNATQEALKVSYTAWSKVNAYQFGPAMGASLLSNSNTFPTKYTDIESNIVANNWNLTSITANNKKGLPAIDYLLSNQESAAIVTAFSDENRKRYLTECVADLDNRANSVYELWVNGYAAEFSANTGNDPSSALSFIVNEYNKAYERCKNQRVGYPLAKFSSDLTPQVSPMSVESYYNQASLSLLVSNIESLENIFKGKGENDGEGLADYLDAYYESGASEKDLTAEILNQFDVIKSKLDACNDPFSDHISNNDQVVNDLYDELTKLVVLIKSDMSSVLSVKITYQDSDGD; translated from the coding sequence ATGAAAAAGATCAACCTAATAGTATTTATAGCTTTTCTAGCAACATTCTTTTCTTGCGAAACAGATTCTAATGTAAGTGTAAATTTCTCACAAGAAGAAATGCTAAGTAATTATGCAAACAATTTAATTGTGCCAGCATTCGAAACTTATAAAGCATCAACAAATTCGCTTAAAGAAAAAATAGCAGCATTTACAGCTTCTCCTAGCGAAGAAACATTGAATGCAACCCAAGAAGCATTAAAAGTTAGCTATACAGCTTGGTCAAAAGTAAATGCGTATCAATTTGGTCCTGCAATGGGAGCGTCTTTATTATCTAATTCAAATACATTTCCTACAAAATATACTGATATTGAAAGTAATATCGTAGCAAATAATTGGAATCTAACAAGCATTACTGCTAACAATAAAAAAGGATTGCCAGCAATAGATTATTTGTTATCTAACCAAGAGAGTGCAGCAATTGTAACTGCTTTTTCTGACGAAAATAGAAAAAGGTATTTAACCGAATGTGTAGCTGATTTAGACAATAGAGCAAATTCTGTATATGAATTATGGGTAAATGGCTATGCTGCAGAATTTAGTGCCAATACAGGGAATGATCCAAGTAGTGCATTATCATTTATAGTAAATGAATATAACAAAGCATACGAAAGATGTAAAAACCAGAGGGTAGGTTATCCATTAGCAAAGTTCAGTAGCGATTTAACTCCTCAAGTTTCTCCAATGTCTGTAGAATCGTATTATAACCAGGCGTCTTTATCTTTATTAGTTTCAAATATTGAAAGTTTAGAAAATATATTTAAAGGTAAAGGGGAGAATGATGGTGAAGGTCTAGCAGATTATTTAGATGCTTATTATGAGTCAGGTGCTTCTGAAAAAGATTTAACTGCAGAGATTTTAAATCAATTTGATGTGATAAAATCTAAGCTTGATGCATGTAATGATCCCTTTTCTGACCATATCTCAAATAATGACCAAGTGGTAAACGATTTATATGATGAATTGACTAAATTAGTAGTACTGATCAAATCAGATATGTCTTCTGTTTTATCAGTTAAAATTACTTATCAAGATTCAGACGGTGATTAA
- a CDS encoding M28 family peptidase yields the protein MKKNFLITAALTMAMSSLNAQDIQLSSDKADVEKYMNTITQEDLKSHLSILASDEYEGRETGERGQKMAADYIAKYFMQQGLVGPVKDVPNPYFQQFDLYQQKYSHFYLKTNGYTLNLFEDIFPYGKFSIEENAEVVFVGYGEITDEIDDYKGLDVKDKGVIFFEKTPEEYGASNKMNGLRRKAKLAAEQGAAFAIILPNSDEDFNTQIQRYGSYIKKGSLSFKKPSENDNSKSFGLMLGKPSSFYEAFQIDTKKLNKTIAKALKSGKSAATGRVFNVSLDAKYQSRVMPTENVLGFMEGTDLKDEILVVTSHYDHVGIIDGKIHNGADDDGSGTTGLIEIVDAFVQAKKDGKGPRRSILFMTVTGEEKGLLGSEYYSEHPVFPLENTITDLNIDMIGRGDDAHKDQKDFVYVIGSDMLSSDLDKISKKVAKTYLPDFTLDYKYNAKDDPNRYYYRSDHYNFAKHGIPVIFYFNGTHEDYHQPTDTVDKITFGPMAKRAQLVFATAWELANRDQRPVVDQEPNDQ from the coding sequence ATGAAAAAAAACTTCTTAATCACCGCTGCCTTAACAATGGCAATGTCTTCATTGAATGCCCAAGACATTCAACTCTCATCAGATAAAGCAGATGTAGAGAAATATATGAACACAATCACTCAAGAAGATCTTAAAAGTCACCTTTCAATCTTAGCTTCGGATGAATACGAAGGTAGAGAAACAGGAGAAAGAGGACAGAAAATGGCTGCAGATTATATTGCAAAATATTTCATGCAACAGGGATTAGTTGGTCCAGTAAAAGATGTACCTAACCCTTATTTCCAACAGTTTGATTTATATCAACAAAAATATTCTCATTTTTATTTAAAAACGAATGGATACACTTTAAATCTTTTCGAAGATATTTTCCCATATGGTAAATTCTCTATCGAAGAAAACGCTGAAGTGGTTTTTGTAGGGTATGGTGAAATTACTGACGAAATTGACGATTATAAAGGCCTTGATGTTAAAGATAAAGGTGTAATCTTTTTCGAGAAAACACCAGAGGAATATGGTGCTTCAAATAAAATGAACGGTCTTAGAAGAAAAGCTAAATTAGCAGCTGAGCAAGGTGCTGCATTTGCTATTATTCTTCCTAACTCTGACGAAGATTTTAACACACAAATTCAACGTTACGGTAGCTACATTAAAAAAGGTAGCTTATCATTTAAAAAACCATCAGAAAACGATAATTCAAAAAGTTTCGGTTTAATGCTTGGTAAACCGTCTTCTTTCTATGAGGCATTTCAAATAGATACAAAAAAGTTAAATAAGACAATTGCTAAAGCCTTAAAGTCAGGTAAATCAGCAGCAACTGGTCGTGTGTTTAATGTATCTTTAGATGCTAAATATCAATCTAGAGTAATGCCTACAGAAAATGTGTTAGGCTTTATGGAAGGAACAGATTTAAAAGATGAAATATTAGTAGTAACATCACATTATGATCACGTTGGTATAATTGATGGGAAAATTCATAATGGTGCAGACGATGACGGATCGGGAACTACTGGATTAATTGAGATCGTAGATGCATTTGTTCAGGCAAAAAAAGATGGTAAAGGACCAAGGCGTTCTATATTATTTATGACAGTAACAGGTGAAGAGAAGGGACTTTTAGGTTCTGAATATTATTCTGAACATCCCGTGTTTCCATTAGAAAATACAATCACAGATTTAAATATCGATATGATTGGTAGGGGAGATGATGCTCATAAAGATCAAAAAGACTTTGTGTATGTAATTGGTTCTGATATGTTATCGAGTGATCTTGATAAGATTAGTAAAAAGGTGGCTAAAACATATCTTCCTGATTTCACTTTAGATTACAAGTACAATGCTAAAGACGATCCGAACAGATATTATTATCGTTCAGATCATTATAACTTTGCAAAGCATGGTATCCCTGTAATTTTCTATTTTAATGGAACACATGAGGATTACCACCAACCTACAGATACAGTAGATAAAATTACTTTTGGACCTATGGCAAAAAGAGCTCAGCTAGTTTTTGCAACAGCATGGGAGTTGGCTAACAGAGATCAAAGACCTGTTGTTGACCAAGAACCAAACGATCAGTAA
- the eno gene encoding phosphopyruvate hydratase, whose amino-acid sequence MSLIVDVHARQILDSRGNPTIEVDVTTETGTVGRAAVPSGASTGEHEAVELRDGGSEYLGKGVLKAVENVNEIIAEELIGASVFEQNAIDNAMIDLDGTPNKSKLGANAILGVSLAVAHAAAAELGLPLYRYVGGVSANTLPVPMMNIINGGSHSDAPIAFQEFMIQPVSAKDFTTAIRMGAEVFHSLKKVIHDRDLSTAVGDEGGFAPAFESTEDALDAVQLAVKNAGYEFGKDITIALDCASAEFYVDGKYDYTKFKDMKGGVKTSQEQAEYLAELCEKYPITSIEDGMDENDWDGWKVLTELVGDKVQLVGDDLFVTNVERLDQGIKNDIANSILIKVNQIGSLTETIAAVEMAHRAGYTSVMSHRSGETEDNTIADLAVALNCGQIKTGSASRSDRMAKYNQLLRIEEKLGSTAKYLGLDAFKQKFNF is encoded by the coding sequence ATGAGTTTAATCGTAGACGTTCACGCAAGACAAATTCTTGATTCAAGAGGTAATCCTACAATTGAAGTTGATGTAACAACAGAAACAGGTACAGTTGGCCGTGCTGCAGTTCCTTCAGGAGCTTCAACAGGTGAGCACGAAGCTGTTGAGTTACGTGACGGTGGATCAGAATACCTTGGAAAAGGAGTTTTGAAAGCAGTTGAAAACGTTAATGAAATTATTGCAGAAGAGTTAATCGGTGCTTCAGTATTTGAACAAAATGCTATCGATAACGCTATGATCGATTTAGATGGTACGCCAAACAAATCGAAATTAGGTGCAAATGCAATTTTAGGTGTATCTCTTGCAGTTGCTCACGCAGCAGCAGCAGAACTAGGTCTTCCTTTATATAGATACGTAGGTGGTGTTTCTGCAAACACTTTACCTGTACCAATGATGAACATCATCAATGGTGGTTCTCACTCAGATGCGCCAATCGCATTCCAAGAGTTCATGATCCAACCTGTATCAGCTAAAGATTTTACAACTGCTATCCGTATGGGTGCAGAAGTATTCCATTCTTTAAAGAAAGTAATTCACGACCGTGATCTTTCTACTGCAGTAGGTGACGAAGGTGGATTTGCTCCAGCTTTCGAATCAACTGAAGATGCTTTAGATGCTGTACAATTAGCAGTTAAAAATGCAGGTTACGAGTTTGGTAAAGATATTACTATCGCTCTTGACTGTGCATCAGCTGAATTCTATGTAGACGGTAAATACGACTACACAAAATTCAAAGATATGAAAGGTGGTGTAAAAACTTCACAAGAGCAAGCTGAGTATTTAGCTGAATTATGTGAGAAATACCCTATCACATCTATCGAAGACGGTATGGATGAAAACGACTGGGATGGTTGGAAAGTTCTTACTGAATTAGTAGGTGATAAAGTTCAGTTAGTAGGTGACGATTTATTTGTTACTAACGTTGAGCGTTTAGATCAAGGTATCAAAAATGATATTGCGAACTCTATCCTTATCAAAGTAAACCAAATTGGTTCTTTAACTGAAACAATTGCTGCAGTTGAAATGGCACACAGAGCTGGTTATACTTCAGTAATGTCTCACCGTTCAGGTGAAACAGAAGATAACACTATTGCTGATTTAGCAGTAGCATTGAACTGTGGTCAAATCAAAACTGGTTCAGCTTCTCGTTCTGACCGTATGGCTAAGTATAACCAATTACTTCGTATCGAAGAGAAATTAGGTTCTACTGCTAAGTACTTAGGTCTTGACGCATTCAAGCAAAAATTCAACTTCTAA
- a CDS encoding N-acetylmuramoyl-L-alanine amidase, whose product MKFKFGHIMLTFLLSFLLSSVVSYAQMNSQLAQYYKRRAKKYLVKSPHLYEYFSITNRGITIYPSPQHRKQGIAEFYVGWNELSTLKDVFEYGDRSFQYEVYQSKGVKPFTQEFKQTVNILKSITTFVPTSIMKPLSGIRVAIDPGHIAADMDMAKIEGRFLEMKLEDGSKVNLKEGDLTLTTAYILRDSLIKYGAEVYLTRDIAGNTGASKVPYQDWKKRYLRSKLHEQKLTKKQMLHVINHAPESRIYRQYYLQDDLEIRAENINYFKPDVTVVLHYNADELNVGWKKPTKRNFSMVFVPGSFMKNELASKRDRYDFLRILVSDYTKDSYYLSKFIMDEFVDYLKVPAVDPITEPKYLKVVGLPLGTGIYARNLRLCRLLNSPMCYGEPLLQDNVDELKRLNNNNYAEGKIAPRVIEVANSYFYGILNYINYQKSKNTP is encoded by the coding sequence ATGAAGTTTAAATTTGGACATATAATGCTCACCTTTTTGCTTAGTTTCTTACTAAGTAGTGTGGTTTCTTATGCCCAAATGAACTCTCAATTAGCACAATATTATAAAAGAAGAGCAAAAAAGTATCTAGTTAAAAGTCCTCATCTTTATGAGTATTTTTCTATTACGAATAGAGGAATTACGATTTACCCATCACCACAACATAGAAAGCAAGGTATTGCAGAATTTTATGTTGGTTGGAATGAATTGAGTACTTTAAAAGATGTTTTTGAATATGGAGATAGGTCATTTCAATATGAAGTGTATCAATCTAAAGGGGTTAAACCATTTACTCAAGAATTTAAACAAACTGTAAATATCCTTAAAAGCATAACTACGTTTGTTCCTACTTCAATTATGAAACCTCTTTCTGGTATTCGTGTAGCAATCGACCCTGGGCATATTGCTGCAGATATGGATATGGCAAAAATTGAAGGGAGATTTTTAGAAATGAAGTTAGAAGATGGATCAAAAGTAAACCTTAAAGAAGGTGATTTAACGTTAACAACAGCTTATATTCTAAGAGACTCTTTGATAAAATATGGAGCAGAAGTGTACCTTACAAGAGATATTGCAGGGAATACAGGTGCATCAAAAGTCCCTTATCAAGATTGGAAAAAAAGATATTTACGTTCTAAATTACATGAACAGAAGCTTACTAAAAAGCAAATGTTGCATGTAATAAATCATGCACCAGAATCTAGAATTTATCGCCAATATTATTTACAGGATGACCTTGAAATAAGAGCTGAAAATATAAATTATTTTAAACCTGATGTAACAGTTGTTTTGCATTACAATGCAGATGAACTAAATGTGGGCTGGAAAAAGCCAACAAAAAGAAATTTCAGTATGGTGTTTGTTCCTGGTTCTTTCATGAAAAATGAGCTTGCATCTAAAAGAGATAGGTATGATTTTCTTCGCATTTTAGTAAGTGATTATACGAAAGATTCCTATTACCTTAGTAAGTTTATAATGGATGAATTTGTGGATTACCTAAAAGTGCCAGCAGTAGATCCAATTACTGAACCAAAATATTTAAAGGTGGTAGGTCTTCCGTTAGGTACTGGAATTTACGCTAGAAATTTACGCCTTTGTAGATTGTTAAATAGCCCAATGTGCTATGGAGAGCCACTATTACAAGATAATGTGGATGAACTGAAACGATTAAATAATAATAATTATGCTGAAGGTAAAATTGCTCCTCGTGTTATTGAGGTTGCAAATAGTTATTTTTATGGCATTTTAAATTATATAAACTATCAAAAAAGTAAAAATACGCCATAG
- a CDS encoding two-component regulator propeller domain-containing protein translates to MKATLLTNFALGFLFLNVIALTTKAKDLKPIKLSSFSTKNGLSQNNVNDILYDKYGFLWIGTDDGLNKFDGHSFQKFTSNSINGLSFSSIRCLKNDPVEDKLWIGTNGSLEVYDFETKIFTKVKVQNKHSVEDIKGITWCNSKQWIAINHIGLFVKDKSSIEYQKIEGTEGAIQSIAAFRKLLFLATDKGLVTFSNNNYSEVSVPTLEQFKKKNIFILKRIKNQLFVGTKDGSLFLIDSQLKAQKLYSGKNKIKTIALDHNQNIWIGTEGNGIILLEKAKQYKSFTLLHHKSNGKTINYIYKGVENNIWIGTFGDGLQLYNESDPFFLFTEEKTYSLGLSHNSVTSITEVKENELFVGTDGGGVDKVNLKNGKIENILSNKFVISLEKNDDKVWVGKYHDGLAYFDKNQKIHPFTLKDQFGKSLSTDNIWDIQFDLDNNMWLATTVGVIKYNQNTEEVTRYLHHNSIKNTLSNNDTRKVYLDIKGDIWIGSFNGLNKYNKIHDNFEQLYLNQTKNDSLNTNNAIISICEDNNFNLWIGTFGNGLWKLDRQTDTFSPATINQQLPNQVIYSIENDLDGILWLSTNRGLVAFNSLENTIRCFSAEDGLQGKQFNVGASFLLNNGNLAFGGTEGLNVFNGIKAMHFLQENPNVKVTSLTLYNEFQNANTIDISNQESLELAPHHRTFSLGFVGLDYNYHHNIEYRYRLKGFEEHWHKSKSTKTVIYSNLLYGNYWFEVQCRYKGQNWGELTKIEVLLQSNYWETLYFKLSIALLIALGLVGIYYIYVRNLKKQKEMLDQMVKERSQALLAKEMDILEMNNQKAELIKEALAMREKELTTHALRLVHLNTLIDHIDKKLESIQKSPEEFSPSKINSIRREIKEVDDLEKDWKVLNSLFAEVHKPFIETLTKTHPTLTEGNIRMCYLIKLNMSSKDIASIMGISSNSVKVARKRLRKRLELESDDSLEDYITKMGQ, encoded by the coding sequence ATGAAAGCAACTCTACTAACTAATTTTGCATTGGGATTTTTGTTTCTAAATGTAATTGCGTTAACGACAAAAGCAAAAGATCTCAAGCCTATTAAATTATCTTCTTTTTCCACTAAAAATGGGTTATCTCAGAATAACGTTAACGATATTCTGTATGATAAATATGGTTTTTTGTGGATAGGAACTGATGATGGTTTGAATAAGTTTGATGGACATTCGTTTCAGAAATTCACATCAAATTCAATCAATGGATTATCATTTAGCTCTATCAGGTGCCTAAAAAACGATCCTGTAGAAGATAAATTATGGATTGGCACTAATGGTAGTTTAGAAGTTTACGACTTTGAAACTAAAATTTTTACCAAGGTTAAAGTTCAAAACAAACATTCGGTTGAAGATATTAAAGGGATTACTTGGTGCAATAGTAAGCAATGGATTGCTATCAATCATATTGGCTTATTTGTAAAAGATAAAAGCAGCATAGAATATCAAAAAATTGAAGGTACAGAAGGTGCTATTCAAAGTATTGCAGCTTTTAGGAAACTCCTTTTTTTAGCTACTGATAAAGGTTTAGTTACTTTTTCAAACAATAACTATTCAGAAGTTTCAGTCCCTACTCTAGAGCAGTTTAAAAAGAAAAACATTTTTATATTAAAAAGAATTAAGAACCAGCTTTTTGTAGGTACTAAAGATGGTAGTCTATTTTTAATTGACAGTCAACTAAAAGCTCAAAAACTATATTCTGGTAAAAATAAAATTAAAACCATTGCTCTAGATCACAATCAAAATATTTGGATTGGCACAGAGGGCAACGGAATAATTCTACTAGAGAAGGCAAAACAATACAAATCATTTACACTTCTACACCATAAAAGTAACGGTAAAACTATCAACTATATTTACAAAGGTGTAGAAAATAATATATGGATAGGTACTTTTGGAGATGGTCTGCAATTGTATAATGAAAGCGATCCTTTCTTCTTATTTACTGAAGAAAAAACGTACAGCTTAGGGTTGTCACATAATTCAGTTACATCAATTACAGAAGTAAAAGAAAATGAATTGTTTGTAGGTACTGATGGAGGTGGTGTTGACAAAGTGAATCTTAAAAATGGGAAAATAGAAAATATTCTATCTAATAAATTTGTCATATCACTTGAGAAAAATGACGACAAAGTATGGGTAGGCAAGTACCATGATGGATTAGCCTATTTCGATAAAAATCAAAAAATTCATCCGTTTACATTAAAAGATCAATTTGGCAAATCCTTATCTACTGACAATATTTGGGATATTCAATTTGACCTTGATAATAACATGTGGCTAGCAACGACTGTTGGCGTTATTAAATACAACCAAAATACAGAAGAAGTCACACGTTATCTGCATCATAATTCAATCAAAAATACTTTATCTAATAACGACACAAGAAAGGTTTACCTTGATATTAAAGGAGACATTTGGATTGGTTCTTTTAACGGATTAAATAAATACAACAAGATCCATGACAACTTTGAACAGCTCTACCTAAACCAAACAAAGAACGACAGCTTAAATACGAACAATGCTATAATCTCTATTTGTGAGGATAATAATTTTAATTTATGGATAGGTACTTTTGGAAATGGATTATGGAAATTAGACCGTCAAACGGATACTTTTTCACCAGCAACTATTAACCAACAATTACCTAATCAAGTTATTTACTCAATTGAAAATGATCTTGATGGTATTTTATGGTTATCGACAAATAGAGGATTAGTTGCTTTCAACTCTCTAGAAAATACAATTAGGTGTTTTAGTGCTGAAGATGGTTTACAAGGTAAACAATTTAATGTTGGTGCTTCTTTCTTATTGAACAATGGTAATCTTGCTTTTGGAGGTACAGAAGGGTTAAATGTATTTAATGGGATTAAAGCAATGCATTTTTTACAGGAAAACCCGAATGTTAAGGTTACTTCTTTAACGCTTTATAATGAGTTTCAGAATGCTAATACAATAGATATATCCAATCAAGAGTCTTTAGAATTAGCACCTCACCATAGAACATTTAGTTTAGGTTTTGTTGGACTCGACTATAATTACCATCACAATATTGAATACAGGTACCGTTTAAAAGGTTTTGAAGAACATTGGCATAAAAGTAAATCTACTAAAACAGTTATCTATTCTAATTTACTGTATGGTAATTACTGGTTTGAAGTACAATGTAGATACAAAGGACAAAATTGGGGTGAGCTGACAAAAATTGAAGTTTTATTACAATCTAATTACTGGGAAACACTTTATTTTAAACTATCTATTGCTCTGTTAATTGCCCTCGGGTTGGTGGGTATTTATTATATCTACGTAAGGAATTTGAAAAAGCAGAAAGAGATGCTTGATCAAATGGTGAAAGAAAGATCTCAGGCATTATTGGCCAAAGAAATGGATATTCTTGAAATGAATAATCAAAAGGCTGAATTAATAAAAGAGGCGTTAGCAATGCGTGAGAAAGAACTGACCACACATGCATTACGACTGGTGCATCTGAATACTTTAATAGATCATATTGACAAAAAATTAGAATCTATTCAGAAATCTCCAGAAGAGTTTTCTCCATCAAAAATTAATAGTATTCGAAGGGAAATTAAAGAAGTTGATGACCTTGAAAAAGATTGGAAAGTTTTAAACTCTCTTTTTGCAGAAGTACATAAACCTTTTATTGAAACCCTAACTAAAACTCACCCTACCCTTACAGAAGGGAATATTAGAATGTGTTATTTGATCAAATTGAACATGTCGAGTAAAGATATAGCTTCAATTATGGGTATCTCATCAAACAGTGTAAAAGTAGCCAGAAAGAGGTTAAGAAAAAGATTAGAATTAGAAAGTGATGATAGTTTAGAAGATTATATCACAAAAATGGGACAATAA
- a CDS encoding Lrp/AsnC family transcriptional regulator: MSTLKKAVLRLDQTDRRILDILQKQAKITNAQLSKEIDLSPAPTLERVKKLENSGIIESYHAKLNTKALGLGVTTFVNVKIEKHNQENHTSFLKQVDQIPEVIECHHVTGNSHYLLKVITTDIEEYQRVLLNKLSEIKEVDDLQSMIVLSSPKDAHTIPVP; the protein is encoded by the coding sequence ATGTCAACGTTAAAGAAAGCAGTTCTAAGACTCGATCAGACCGACCGAAGAATCTTAGATATACTCCAGAAACAGGCTAAGATAACTAATGCTCAGTTATCTAAAGAGATTGACTTGTCTCCAGCGCCTACGTTAGAGCGTGTAAAAAAACTTGAAAATTCAGGTATAATTGAGAGTTATCATGCAAAGTTAAATACTAAAGCATTAGGCTTAGGTGTAACAACTTTTGTAAACGTCAAAATTGAGAAACATAATCAAGAGAATCATACTTCTTTTTTAAAACAAGTTGATCAAATTCCTGAAGTAATCGAATGTCACCATGTAACTGGTAATAGCCATTACTTATTAAAAGTTATTACAACAGATATTGAAGAATATCAAAGAGTTCTTTTAAATAAATTAAGTGAAATTAAAGAAGTAGATGATCTGCAATCAATGATTGTATTGTCTTCTCCTAAAGATGCTCACACTATTCCAGTTCCTTAA
- a CDS encoding DUF4856 domain-containing protein, whose protein sequence is MTISSSLKKTFIASSLIATSLFSCSEVEDAINDVITPDVPTTYTFEHVNYSGQTARIQMLDSLERYIKSGNDGVTKLEIDDMVDIYTNKSEGLFGSSKDLKSKTYGDEDLHVDVKDEVDGYFTKAYLHSGKEEFIIGGRLFDSNGHEPAQMVAKGLMGATLYYQSVSNYLTNEKLDGADNETVEEGDGTAMEHYWDEGFGYFGAAEDYATNEDAKNWYWAKYAKSRAGVYDVSGDIFNAFIAGRVAIAAKDYDERNKQRDIIVAKWEELVAINVIHYLNSLETDTELGDQMHHWSEALAFAWCLQYNASKVISTEDLNTVIDLLGDSVDDVSSEDIASIKTSLQTTYGFSTEVVNNL, encoded by the coding sequence ATGACAATTTCTTCGTCTCTTAAAAAGACATTTATCGCATCTTCTCTAATTGCAACTTCTTTGTTTTCTTGTTCAGAAGTTGAAGATGCTATTAACGACGTAATTACTCCTGATGTTCCAACAACATACACTTTCGAGCACGTAAACTACTCTGGTCAAACAGCTCGTATCCAAATGTTAGATTCTTTAGAAAGATATATCAAATCAGGTAATGATGGCGTTACAAAACTTGAAATTGATGATATGGTTGATATATATACAAATAAATCTGAAGGATTATTTGGATCATCTAAAGATTTGAAAAGTAAAACTTATGGTGATGAGGATTTACATGTTGATGTAAAAGATGAAGTAGATGGGTACTTTACAAAAGCATATTTACATTCTGGCAAAGAAGAGTTTATTATTGGAGGTAGATTATTTGATTCTAACGGTCATGAACCAGCACAAATGGTTGCTAAAGGTTTAATGGGTGCTACTTTATATTATCAATCTGTTTCAAACTATCTTACTAATGAAAAATTAGATGGTGCTGATAACGAAACTGTAGAAGAAGGAGACGGAACTGCAATGGAGCATTACTGGGACGAAGGTTTCGGTTACTTTGGTGCTGCGGAAGATTATGCAACAAATGAAGATGCTAAAAATTGGTATTGGGCAAAATATGCAAAATCAAGAGCTGGTGTATATGATGTATCTGGAGATATTTTCAATGCATTTATTGCAGGTCGTGTAGCGATTGCAGCTAAAGATTATGACGAAAGAAACAAACAAAGAGATATTATTGTAGCTAAATGGGAAGAGTTAGTAGCTATTAATGTTATTCATTACTTAAATTCATTAGAAACAGATACTGAATTAGGTGATCAAATGCACCACTGGTCTGAAGCTCTTGCTTTTGCATGGTGTTTACAATATAATGCTTCTAAAGTAATTTCAACTGAAGATTTAAATACTGTAATAGATCTATTAGGGGATAGTGTTGATGATGTATCTTCAGAAGATATTGCTTCAATCAAAACTTCTTTACAGACAACATACGGTTTTTCTACCGAAGTAGTGAATAACCTTTAA
- a CDS encoding HAD family hydrolase: protein MSNKKIEIPSSVKGLIFDMDGTLADTMPTHYLAWKATFAKVGYHFSEEEFYSLAGMSTERIVLKIAGENNLELDVQKMSDDKEQEYLNLTGAVKPIDLVFDVAKEYQGKLPMAIGTGNIKLLIDHTLEAIGAVGMFDALVGADDVSEPKPSPETFLKCADLIKVSPEDCIVFEDGQPGIDAAIAAGMKVVDVREYL from the coding sequence ATGAGTAATAAAAAAATTGAAATTCCATCAAGCGTTAAAGGGCTAATTTTTGATATGGATGGAACACTTGCTGATACTATGCCAACACATTATTTAGCATGGAAAGCAACATTTGCAAAGGTTGGGTATCATTTTTCAGAAGAAGAATTTTATTCTTTAGCGGGAATGTCAACAGAAAGGATTGTGTTGAAAATTGCTGGTGAAAACAATTTAGAATTAGATGTTCAGAAAATGTCTGATGATAAAGAACAGGAATATTTAAATTTGACAGGAGCTGTAAAGCCAATAGATTTAGTTTTTGATGTTGCTAAAGAGTACCAAGGGAAATTACCTATGGCAATAGGTACAGGAAATATAAAGTTATTAATTGATCATACTTTAGAAGCGATAGGAGCCGTTGGGATGTTTGATGCTTTAGTAGGAGCGGATGATGTGTCTGAACCTAAGCCGTCTCCAGAAACTTTTCTAAAATGTGCTGATCTTATTAAGGTTTCTCCAGAGGATTGTATTGTATTTGAAGATGGTCAACCGGGTATTGATGCAGCAATTGCCGCAGGTATGAAAGTGGTTGATGTAAGAGAATATTTATAA